In a genomic window of Methylobacter sp. YRD-M1:
- a CDS encoding lipopolysaccharide biosynthesis protein: MGIIKKLASQTAIYGISSIFGRFLNYLLVPLYTYYFSAAEYGVVSEFYAYAGFFSVLLLFGFETGYFRFRDKQTVGRDTAYSTALIFVVLVNLGFFLLIRWINAPLSAALHYADHPEYVLWFATILTLDAVTAIPFARLRAENKALRFAGIKMAEIMITILLSLFFIVYCPKALVQGSDSWVSRIYDPAIGVGYIFIANLLASIFKFLLLIPQFRGLAWGFDRQLFGRMLRYSLPMVVIGFAGIINEMLDRALLKYLLPYDEVTNLKMLGIYSACYKLSILMSLFIQAFRYAAEPFFFAYAGSSDARKVYADVLKFFVIFCVFIFLMVTLFIDFFKYFIGEEFRAGLEVVPILLLANLCLGIYVNLSIWYKLTDRTVMGAFVSLAGAALTIALNIWWIPTMGYVGSAWATLACYGAMVIVSYLLGRKYYPVAYDLKRLVGYTSLGIALYLAHEQLPLDAGRPAWLSASGLMLVYLLSVALFEGRKIAVKPA; this comes from the coding sequence ATGGGCATTATAAAAAAACTGGCATCCCAAACTGCAATCTATGGCATCAGCAGTATTTTCGGACGCTTCCTCAACTATCTTTTGGTGCCGCTTTATACCTATTATTTTTCGGCGGCGGAATATGGCGTGGTATCGGAATTTTATGCCTATGCAGGTTTTTTCTCCGTGCTGCTGCTGTTCGGGTTTGAAACGGGCTATTTTCGTTTCCGCGACAAGCAGACAGTCGGGCGCGATACGGCATATTCAACCGCGCTGATCTTTGTCGTTCTGGTCAATCTGGGCTTTTTTCTGCTCATCCGGTGGATTAATGCACCGCTATCGGCAGCACTGCATTATGCCGATCATCCGGAATACGTGCTGTGGTTTGCAACCATTCTGACACTGGATGCAGTGACTGCAATTCCTTTCGCAAGGCTGCGGGCCGAAAACAAGGCGCTGCGTTTTGCCGGCATCAAGATGGCCGAGATCATGATAACGATCTTGTTGAGCCTGTTTTTCATTGTTTATTGTCCCAAGGCACTTGTACAGGGTTCTGATTCCTGGGTAAGTCGGATCTATGATCCGGCTATTGGCGTAGGGTACATCTTTATCGCCAACTTGCTGGCCAGCATATTCAAGTTTCTACTGTTGATTCCGCAGTTCAGAGGGCTGGCCTGGGGCTTCGACAGGCAATTATTCGGCCGCATGCTGCGCTATTCACTGCCGATGGTCGTGATCGGCTTCGCCGGCATCATCAATGAAATGCTCGATCGCGCCTTGCTCAAGTACTTGCTGCCTTATGATGAGGTTACTAATCTGAAAATGCTCGGCATTTACAGTGCCTGCTACAAGCTTTCGATTTTGATGTCATTGTTCATTCAGGCTTTCCGTTATGCGGCCGAGCCGTTTTTTTTCGCCTATGCCGGCAGCAGCGATGCGCGCAAAGTTTATGCCGATGTGCTCAAGTTTTTCGTGATTTTCTGCGTGTTTATCTTTTTGATGGTGACGTTGTTCATCGATTTCTTTAAGTATTTTATCGGCGAGGAGTTTCGCGCAGGGCTTGAAGTCGTGCCGATATTGTTGCTGGCCAATCTGTGCCTGGGCATTTATGTCAATCTGTCTATCTGGTATAAGCTGACCGATCGCACCGTAATGGGGGCTTTTGTGTCATTGGCCGGTGCGGCTTTGACAATCGCGCTCAATATCTGGTGGATTCCAACGATGGGATATGTAGGTTCGGCCTGGGCGACACTGGCTTGCTATGGCGCGATGGTCATTGTCTCTTATTTGTTGGGCAGGAAGTATTATCCGGTGGCTTATGATCTCAAACGCCTGGTCGGTTATACCAGCCTCGGCATTGCGTTGTATCTGGCGCATGAGCAATTGCCGCTCGATGCCGGCCGGCCGGCGTGGCTGTCTGCCAGCGGACTGATGCTGGTCTATCTTTTGAGTGTCGCTCTCTTTGAAGGGCGCAAGATAGCGGTAAAGCCGGCTTAA
- a CDS encoding ChaB family protein, giving the protein MPYKNLSDLPDNVKNHLPTHGQEIYQSAYNNAWDEYKEPEERRSTEDDRETVAHKVAWAAVKKKYEKRGDDWVEKKH; this is encoded by the coding sequence ATGCCTTACAAGAATTTGAGTGACTTGCCTGATAATGTAAAAAATCATTTGCCTACGCATGGACAGGAGATCTATCAGTCGGCCTATAACAATGCCTGGGATGAGTACAAGGAGCCCGAGGAGCGCCGTTCTACTGAGGATGACAGGGAGACGGTGGCCCACAAAGTAGCTTGGGCGGCCGTGAAAAAGAAATATGAAAAACGCGGTGATGATTGGGTCGAAAAAAAGCATTAA
- a CDS encoding coiled coil domain-containing protein yields MKQREVYQHKLQTQLAEWSAAIDQLKVRANETEADVKAEYDMQVGELQQKLGIVQGKLDELQQARDDVWESLKADVEAASNNLGESVNLTTARFH; encoded by the coding sequence ATGAAACAGCGGGAAGTTTATCAGCATAAACTGCAAACACAGCTGGCCGAGTGGAGCGCCGCGATTGATCAGCTGAAAGTCAGGGCGAATGAGACGGAGGCTGATGTCAAAGCTGAGTATGACATGCAGGTCGGCGAGCTGCAGCAGAAACTGGGTATTGTCCAGGGAAAGCTGGATGAACTGCAGCAAGCCCGCGATGACGTTTGGGAAAGCCTTAAGGCCGATGTGGAAGCGGCCTCAAATAATCTGGGTGAGTCAGTGAACTTGACGACTGCCAGGTTTCATTAG
- the cydX gene encoding cytochrome bd-I oxidase subunit CydX has translation MWYFTWMLGASFAAAFAVINAMWLESNCDIDNEGVDQSCDTVQKRDS, from the coding sequence ATGTGGTATTTCACTTGGATGCTGGGCGCCAGCTTCGCCGCTGCTTTTGCCGTTATCAACGCTATGTGGCTGGAATCAAATTGCGATATCGATAACGAGGGCGTTGATCAGTCTTGCGATACTGTGCAAAAACGCGATTCGTAA
- the cydB gene encoding cytochrome d ubiquinol oxidase subunit II, producing the protein MFDYETIRLIWWLFIGVVAIAFALTEGFDFGICTLLPLLGKSDVERRVIINTVGATWEGNQVWLILLGGAIFAIWPAVYATLFSGLYAAMLLVLFSLFFRPAGFDYRSKISNPAWRNAWDWGLFVGGTLPPILLGVLVGNLLLGLPFHLDQDLRSFYDGSFWALLSPFALLCGVIGLLVTSFHGALFLKWRTEGVIHDRARATVSVLGPLLLISLTVATLSLMSSIDRPEITQMAGASAASNPLNKTVVAAGSGWLHHFLATPWMLLAPVLGLAGLALAWLLGKGQSRAGAFLMSSIGISGVLLTVGFGLFPFLLISTTDPRSSLTLWDATASHTTLLLAFWITVVFLPIVLLYTRWVYKVIWGSVTEAAVLKDSHTLY; encoded by the coding sequence ATGTTCGATTATGAAACCATTCGCCTGATCTGGTGGCTGTTTATCGGCGTCGTCGCCATCGCCTTTGCGCTGACTGAAGGGTTCGATTTCGGTATCTGTACTTTACTGCCGCTGTTGGGCAAGAGCGATGTGGAGCGCCGCGTCATCATTAATACGGTAGGTGCCACTTGGGAAGGCAATCAGGTCTGGTTGATATTGCTGGGTGGAGCTATTTTCGCGATCTGGCCTGCCGTGTATGCGACACTGTTCTCGGGGTTGTATGCCGCCATGTTGCTGGTGCTGTTTTCGTTGTTTTTTAGACCGGCAGGCTTTGACTACCGCAGCAAGATCAGCAATCCGGCTTGGCGCAATGCCTGGGATTGGGGATTATTTGTCGGTGGAACTTTGCCGCCGATCCTGTTGGGAGTTTTGGTCGGCAATTTGCTGCTCGGGCTGCCGTTTCACCTTGATCAGGATTTGCGCTCTTTCTATGACGGTTCGTTCTGGGCCTTGCTGAGCCCCTTTGCGTTATTATGCGGCGTAATCGGCCTGCTGGTTACCAGTTTTCATGGCGCTCTGTTCCTGAAGTGGCGCACGGAAGGCGTAATCCATGATCGTGCCAGAGCAACCGTATCAGTGCTCGGCCCGCTGTTGCTGATCAGTCTGACGGTGGCAACATTATCGCTGATGTCGTCCATTGACCGTCCTGAAATCACGCAGATGGCGGGAGCCTCCGCAGCATCGAATCCGCTCAATAAAACCGTTGTTGCCGCTGGTTCAGGTTGGTTGCATCATTTCCTAGCTACGCCCTGGATGCTGCTTGCGCCCGTGTTAGGCTTAGCGGGGCTTGCCTTGGCCTGGCTGCTAGGCAAGGGACAATCCAGGGCCGGAGCTTTTTTAATGAGCAGTATCGGTATCAGTGGCGTATTGTTGACGGTAGGATTTGGGCTGTTTCCATTCCTTCTGATTTCGACTACTGATCCTCGTTCCAGTCTGACGCTATGGGATGCTACGGCCAGTCACACTACATTACTGCTGGCATTTTGGATTACCGTGGTTTTCCTGCCGATTGTGCTGTTATATACGCGCTGGGTTTACAAGGTGATTTGGGGCAGTGTCACCGAAGCGGCTGTGTTAAAAGATTCACATACACTTTATTAA
- a CDS encoding cytochrome ubiquinol oxidase subunit I: MFGDDVVMLSRMQFGLTALYHFLFVPLTLGMTFILGIMESVYVMTGREVYKDMTKFWGKLFGINFAMGVTTGLTLEFQFGTNWAYYSHYVGDIFGPLLASEGWMAFFLESTFVGLFFFGWDKLSKVQHLVVTWLLAIGTSVSALWILIANGWMQHPVGAEFNYETLRMEMTSFADVFFNPVAQVKFVHTVAAGYVTGSMFVLGVSSWYLLNKRDVGFARRSFSIASAFGLASILSVIVLGDESGYTSGETQKIKLAAIEAEWETSPAPASFTVFGLPDQEHERTDMAVKVPYLLGLIATRSIDEDVKGLKDLRNESADRIKSGMMAYAELQKLRAGDNSEQTRQRFDAHKSDLGYGLLLKKYTDNVVDADAGMIQKAANDTIPKVGLLFWTFRIMVASGFTMLFIFAVAFYHCAVRNADQKRWLMRMAVWSIPLPWIAAETGWFVAEYGRQPWTISGILPTHLSVSSLSSEQLWFSIGGFALFYTALLVIELYLMFKYVRLGPSSLHTGRYHHELQVAQGH; the protein is encoded by the coding sequence ATGTTCGGTGATGATGTTGTAATGCTGTCCAGAATGCAATTCGGTCTGACGGCGCTTTATCACTTTCTGTTCGTGCCCCTAACCTTGGGTATGACGTTTATTCTCGGTATTATGGAATCGGTATATGTCATGACCGGCCGAGAGGTTTACAAGGATATGACCAAGTTCTGGGGTAAGCTGTTTGGCATCAACTTCGCCATGGGCGTTACCACCGGCTTGACGCTGGAATTCCAGTTCGGCACCAACTGGGCCTATTACTCGCATTACGTCGGCGATATTTTTGGTCCGTTGCTGGCCAGTGAAGGCTGGATGGCGTTTTTCCTGGAATCCACCTTTGTGGGGCTGTTCTTTTTCGGTTGGGACAAACTCTCCAAAGTACAGCACTTAGTTGTGACCTGGTTGCTGGCGATAGGTACTAGTGTATCGGCGCTGTGGATTCTGATCGCCAACGGCTGGATGCAGCATCCGGTGGGAGCTGAATTCAATTATGAAACGTTGCGCATGGAAATGACCAGCTTTGCCGACGTGTTTTTCAATCCGGTCGCTCAGGTTAAGTTCGTCCATACGGTTGCAGCGGGTTATGTGACCGGCTCAATGTTCGTATTGGGTGTCAGTTCCTGGTATTTGTTGAATAAACGCGATGTCGGCTTTGCCCGGCGTTCTTTTTCGATCGCTTCAGCATTCGGCTTGGCTTCCATTCTGTCAGTGATCGTACTCGGCGACGAAAGCGGCTATACCTCCGGCGAAACCCAGAAGATCAAGCTGGCGGCGATCGAAGCGGAATGGGAAACCAGCCCGGCACCGGCCAGTTTTACGGTATTTGGCCTGCCTGATCAGGAGCATGAAAGAACCGACATGGCGGTAAAAGTGCCTTATCTGCTTGGATTGATAGCGACTCGTTCCATTGATGAAGATGTGAAAGGCTTGAAAGATCTTCGCAATGAAAGCGCTGATCGCATCAAGAGCGGTATGATGGCTTATGCCGAGCTGCAAAAACTGCGCGCCGGCGATAACAGCGAACAGACTCGTCAGCGTTTCGATGCGCATAAAAGTGACTTAGGCTACGGGCTGCTGCTGAAAAAATACACCGACAATGTTGTGGATGCCGACGCCGGGATGATACAGAAAGCGGCCAACGATACGATTCCGAAGGTAGGATTGCTGTTTTGGACGTTCCGTATCATGGTTGCCAGCGGTTTTACCATGCTGTTTATCTTTGCCGTAGCTTTCTACCATTGCGCTGTCCGCAATGCGGACCAGAAACGCTGGTTGATGCGCATGGCGGTATGGAGCATTCCTTTGCCCTGGATCGCTGCGGAAACCGGCTGGTTTGTCGCCGAGTATGGCCGTCAGCCTTGGACCATTTCCGGCATTCTGCCGACCCATCTGAGCGTTTCTAGTCTCAGCAGTGAGCAGCTCTGGTTTAGTATCGGCGGTTTCGCATTATTCTACACGGCGCTGTTGGTTATTGAGCTATACCTGATGTTCAAGTATGTTCGCCTGGGACCCAGCAGTCTTCACACGGGCCGTTATCACCATGAGTTACAAGTTGCCCAAGGCCACTGA
- the cydP gene encoding cytochrome oxidase putative small subunit CydP: protein MTGSAKINRILPRPGLLRWEIGIALLIKIILLTGLWFLIFRWEGKPSTEKPDIAQRFSLPAKQSSITPSLLSQSYKESRHVR from the coding sequence ATGACTGGTTCAGCCAAGATAAATCGGATTCTGCCGCGTCCCGGATTGCTAAGATGGGAAATCGGTATTGCATTATTGATCAAAATCATTCTGTTGACGGGCCTTTGGTTTCTGATTTTCCGCTGGGAAGGCAAACCGTCAACAGAAAAACCAGATATCGCTCAACGCTTTTCGCTACCTGCCAAGCAATCTTCAATAACCCCAAGTCTTTTATCTCAGTCTTATAAGGAGTCCCGCCATGTTCGGTGA
- a CDS encoding phosphate-starvation-inducible protein PsiE encodes MQKERINVFRETSKTFVDELGSLLIDVFHYLALFVIGASVVWSAVIAYAGMISQGHATIGDILLLFIYLELGAMVGIYFKTSMMPVRCLIFIAITALSRLLISDIQAHHQADVGILLVSGSILLLALSTLVIGKPFKN; translated from the coding sequence ATGCAAAAAGAAAGGATTAACGTATTTCGTGAGACAAGTAAAACGTTTGTCGATGAGTTAGGCAGCTTGTTGATAGATGTGTTTCACTATTTGGCCTTATTTGTTATTGGCGCCAGCGTAGTCTGGTCGGCAGTGATCGCGTATGCCGGCATGATCAGTCAGGGGCATGCCACGATCGGCGATATTTTATTGCTGTTTATCTATCTTGAGCTGGGCGCCATGGTCGGCATTTATTTCAAAACCAGCATGATGCCGGTACGCTGCCTGATCTTTATCGCCATCACTGCACTATCAAGATTGCTGATTTCCGATATACAGGCGCATCACCAGGCCGATGTGGGGATTTTGCTGGTGTCCGGATCAATTCTGTTACTGGCTTTATCTACACTTGTTATCGGTAAACCATTTAAAAATTGA